A DNA window from Bacteroides cellulosilyticus contains the following coding sequences:
- a CDS encoding glycosyl hydrolase: MKINKICAALFAATAFGLTSCTDTDAQYTIPEVEAPVLVSTTPEANAAKVKRGEITIEVKYDKNVFFATKDLDKISFTGGTLISADVYGSSNVLTLTVNVPGRETACTLSIPEGVVLGPNKEPAPAVSLQFTTVALDKTPVMATSAKAMKLYDYLLANYETKSLSGMMAKESWNTDMSERVYQWTGKYPAINTFDYGHLAWSVAGANWINYGDITPVKEWADKNGIVSCMWHWNVPKEAPADYITLWSGEQDMPADWSQSVQLNNDAAKAIFATAKVGDVVRVAVKDVEEGAQAAFKHGSTWAGITPEYEYFDITGDFTMPITEDILTVLKENGLIVGGHHYVATGIYLEGEGITGVPDLGTGYAFYKDETNFDASNALIEGTWENKFFVQDLASVAGYLKLLKEAGIPVLWRPLHEAAGKWFWWGKDAASFKAIWIAMFDYFKAQGLDNLIWVWTAETGDEDWYPGDQYVDIIGSDIYSKDVETCASRYVAISATYGNKMITLSECGSVGKISEQWAAGARWSWFMPWYDGEEEDGAPIVHADEAWWKDAMGQSYVITREEVPSME; this comes from the coding sequence ATGAAAATAAATAAGATATGTGCTGCCCTGTTTGCGGCAACAGCCTTTGGACTTACATCCTGCACCGACACCGATGCGCAATATACCATTCCCGAAGTGGAGGCACCAGTACTGGTGTCCACCACTCCGGAGGCGAATGCCGCCAAGGTAAAGAGGGGCGAAATCACCATTGAGGTGAAGTATGACAAGAACGTGTTTTTTGCTACGAAAGACTTGGATAAGATTTCATTTACCGGCGGCACGCTGATCAGTGCTGACGTATATGGATCGAGTAACGTACTGACACTGACTGTGAATGTGCCCGGGCGCGAAACAGCTTGTACGCTCTCTATTCCCGAAGGCGTAGTGTTGGGACCGAACAAGGAGCCTGCTCCGGCAGTGTCTCTTCAGTTTACTACCGTTGCTTTGGATAAGACACCGGTAATGGCTACTTCGGCCAAAGCTATGAAGCTCTATGACTATCTGCTTGCCAACTACGAAACCAAATCGCTCTCAGGCATGATGGCCAAAGAGTCGTGGAATACAGACATGTCCGAACGCGTCTATCAATGGACGGGCAAATATCCTGCCATCAATACCTTCGACTATGGTCATCTGGCATGGTCGGTGGCAGGTGCCAACTGGATAAACTATGGAGACATCACTCCCGTAAAGGAATGGGCGGACAAAAATGGTATCGTGTCGTGTATGTGGCACTGGAACGTGCCCAAGGAAGCTCCTGCCGACTACATCACATTATGGAGCGGCGAACAGGATATGCCTGCCGACTGGAGTCAATCTGTGCAACTGAATAATGATGCCGCCAAAGCTATCTTTGCCACTGCCAAAGTGGGTGACGTGGTGCGTGTGGCTGTGAAAGATGTAGAAGAGGGTGCACAAGCTGCCTTTAAGCATGGAAGCACATGGGCAGGAATCACTCCCGAATACGAATACTTCGACATTACGGGTGATTTCACCATGCCCATTACCGAGGACATCCTCACGGTACTGAAGGAAAACGGCTTGATTGTAGGCGGTCACCACTACGTGGCTACTGGCATCTATCTGGAAGGCGAAGGTATCACTGGCGTTCCTGACCTTGGAACCGGATATGCTTTCTATAAAGATGAAACCAACTTTGATGCATCCAATGCCTTGATAGAAGGTACTTGGGAAAATAAATTCTTTGTGCAAGACCTTGCCAGTGTGGCAGGTTATCTGAAACTGCTAAAAGAAGCCGGCATACCTGTACTGTGGCGTCCGCTTCATGAAGCGGCGGGCAAGTGGTTCTGGTGGGGAAAAGACGCTGCTAGCTTCAAGGCCATCTGGATTGCTATGTTCGATTACTTCAAGGCGCAGGGATTGGACAACCTCATCTGGGTATGGACCGCTGAAACCGGTGATGAAGATTGGTACCCGGGCGACCAGTATGTGGATATTATCGGGAGTGATATCTACTCGAAGGATGTGGAAACTTGCGCATCGCGATATGTGGCTATTTCGGCTACATACGGCAACAAGATGATTACGCTGAGTGAGTGTGGTTCGGTAGGTAAAATCTCCGAGCAATGGGCTGCCGGTGCACGCTGGTCTTGGTTTATGCCTTGGTATGATGGTGAGGAAGAAGATGGAGCCCCGATAGTACATGCCGATGAAGCCTGGTGGAAGGATGCTATGGGACAGAGTTATGTGATTACTCGTGAAGAAGTGCCTTCTATGGAATAA
- a CDS encoding glycan-binding surface protein codes for MKMNIYFKGLVVSLLLIAGMFTSCEDQPDKFELTGGLPQVSYIRMPYLAQSDSLIVEASLKSVICLVGDNLTSIKELYFNDQKAQLNTSYITSHTMIVQIPDNIPEEVSDKIYMVTASQDTVEYAFHVIVPKPMIASMSCEYATAGSEVTLYGNYFIDDPNVPLTVILPDGKQLTTFTKLTNSTITFRMPECDTEGSIRVASIYGESTSTFHYLDSRGLMFDFDGKTGLGNHGWHEREIKTDETSLTGNFVQLGDGTSKMSVDGGWNDGVFAFEYWCGSWDSPQNVTSGDGIALHNLVDFTDFANMALKFEMYIPTSNPWSAGAMQICFAGYDKVTLSGNPIEGFDGVVAGANAKVFNGEDGLGAYGRALYRPWMDTGSYDTGDKWVTVTVPISNFTLDRLGAAAESVPSSPGDFASLTFFVVGGGVNGTECTPIIKIDNIRAVPNK; via the coding sequence ATGAAAATGAATATATATTTCAAAGGGTTGGTAGTAAGTCTGCTGCTGATTGCGGGAATGTTTACTTCATGTGAGGACCAGCCTGATAAGTTTGAGCTAACCGGTGGTCTGCCCCAGGTGAGTTATATACGTATGCCTTATTTGGCACAGTCGGATTCGCTTATTGTGGAGGCTAGTCTGAAATCTGTTATTTGCCTTGTGGGTGATAACCTTACAAGTATCAAGGAACTCTATTTTAATGATCAAAAGGCACAGTTGAATACCAGCTATATCACATCTCATACTATGATTGTACAGATACCTGACAATATACCTGAAGAAGTGAGTGACAAAATTTATATGGTGACTGCCTCGCAGGATACGGTAGAATATGCTTTCCATGTGATCGTTCCCAAGCCAATGATAGCTTCTATGTCATGTGAATACGCTACTGCCGGAAGTGAAGTGACTCTTTATGGAAATTACTTCATTGATGATCCTAATGTGCCGCTTACTGTTATTCTTCCAGATGGTAAACAACTTACCACGTTTACAAAGCTCACTAATAGTACTATCACTTTCAGAATGCCCGAATGTGATACAGAGGGCTCTATTCGTGTAGCGTCTATTTATGGTGAAAGCACTTCTACGTTCCACTATCTCGATTCGCGTGGCCTTATGTTCGACTTTGACGGAAAGACTGGTTTGGGTAATCACGGCTGGCACGAAAGAGAAATCAAGACGGATGAAACCTCACTTACGGGCAACTTTGTCCAGTTGGGTGACGGTACATCAAAAATGAGTGTGGACGGTGGTTGGAACGACGGTGTATTTGCATTCGAATATTGGTGTGGTTCGTGGGATAGTCCGCAGAATGTGACATCGGGTGATGGTATTGCATTGCATAATCTGGTAGATTTTACAGATTTTGCTAATATGGCCTTGAAGTTCGAGATGTATATTCCTACGTCTAATCCGTGGAGTGCGGGTGCTATGCAGATTTGTTTTGCAGGTTATGACAAGGTGACGCTGAGTGGTAATCCTATAGAAGGATTTGACGGGGTTGTTGCAGGAGCCAATGCCAAGGTCTTTAATGGAGAAGACGGTTTAGGGGCATACGGTCGTGCGTTGTACCGCCCTTGGATGGATACCGGCTCTTACGATACCGGTGATAAATGGGTAACTGTAACTGTACCTATTTCCAACTTTACTCTCGACCGTTTAGGTGCAGCGGCTGAAAGTGTTCCCAGTTCACCGGGAGATTTTGCCAGTCTGACATTCTTCGTTGTAGGCGGAGGTGTGAATGGTACAGAGTGTACGCCGATTATCAAAATCGATAATATCCGTGCGGTTCCCAATAAATAA
- a CDS encoding RagB/SusD family nutrient uptake outer membrane protein, whose protein sequence is MKVSKLKYIAMGAILGLSFVSCEDFLDRPNEDSYNDGNYFQNDAQTKVSVNTLYNSPWYDFLSRGYYKIPEALSGNLLLGGSPYANFTVNGSDEDMKSTSNSLWAVNAQANTIYNRLKTANASESVKNTAMGECLAWKAMAYFYLVRIFGEVPIVHDNSSEIAAGNYNEKYKVKAADIYEYIIMTLEKAIELLPEENQAGRIDRWAAKGLLAKVYLTKSGINANGNGQRDADDLAKAANYAKDVINNSGKQLMANYEDIFKGENDFCDESLFGWRWTAEQNNYTCGNCLTSELAMKGFETYNCWGDWTAPSVDLQDAFSVSPLDNPTQRNQSDARRKATMMMAGDKYSYWWQDKGGFNYLDFLYDKEYAPGSNDGLQSGTGANIAKHLYGNTNDHIKTFGISPGQQCSSLSTHVLRLADIYLVYAEAVIGNNNSTTDASAIDAFYKVRQRAVSAYERPSSITLDQVLKERRLEMAFEGDYWFDLVRMSYYDVNKAMDIIKAQRRNGYYGLPDLYKEYKMNNVWNVDESTMYYETNTPKPNVTASIFKLPLPDEDVVYNPHLLDEAQHVDVRTEFVY, encoded by the coding sequence ATGAAAGTATCAAAACTTAAATATATAGCAATGGGAGCGATACTGGGATTATCCTTCGTATCGTGCGAGGATTTCCTTGACAGACCCAATGAGGATAGTTACAACGATGGCAACTATTTCCAGAATGATGCCCAGACCAAAGTAAGTGTCAATACACTTTACAATTCACCGTGGTACGACTTTTTGAGTCGTGGATATTATAAAATTCCTGAGGCATTGTCGGGTAACTTGCTTTTGGGTGGAAGCCCTTATGCCAATTTTACGGTAAACGGCAGTGACGAAGATATGAAAAGTACATCTAACTCATTGTGGGCTGTCAATGCGCAGGCCAATACCATTTATAACCGATTGAAAACGGCCAATGCTTCTGAAAGTGTGAAGAATACCGCTATGGGCGAATGTCTGGCCTGGAAGGCGATGGCTTATTTTTATCTGGTACGTATTTTCGGTGAAGTGCCAATCGTTCATGATAACAGTTCGGAAATAGCGGCAGGCAATTACAATGAAAAATATAAAGTGAAAGCTGCCGACATTTATGAATATATCATTATGACCTTGGAAAAGGCCATTGAATTACTGCCGGAGGAAAATCAAGCCGGGCGTATAGACCGATGGGCTGCCAAAGGATTGCTGGCCAAAGTTTACCTGACAAAATCCGGAATCAACGCCAATGGAAACGGACAACGGGATGCAGATGACCTGGCTAAGGCTGCCAATTATGCTAAAGATGTCATCAATAATTCAGGTAAACAGCTGATGGCTAATTATGAGGATATTTTCAAAGGAGAAAATGACTTTTGTGATGAGAGTTTGTTTGGCTGGCGCTGGACTGCTGAACAAAATAATTATACCTGTGGAAACTGTCTGACTTCGGAACTTGCCATGAAGGGCTTTGAAACTTATAATTGTTGGGGTGATTGGACTGCACCTTCTGTTGACTTGCAGGATGCGTTCAGTGTTTCTCCGCTTGATAATCCTACTCAGCGGAACCAGAGTGATGCCCGCCGCAAAGCCACAATGATGATGGCTGGTGATAAGTATAGTTATTGGTGGCAGGACAAGGGAGGATTCAATTATCTGGATTTTCTTTATGATAAGGAATATGCACCCGGTTCTAATGACGGTTTGCAGTCGGGCACCGGTGCCAATATCGCTAAGCATCTTTATGGAAATACAAACGACCATATCAAGACGTTCGGTATCAGTCCGGGACAACAATGCAGCTCGTTGAGTACTCATGTGCTCCGTCTGGCGGATATATATCTGGTTTATGCCGAGGCTGTAATCGGTAACAACAATTCTACTACGGATGCAAGTGCCATTGACGCTTTTTATAAAGTTCGCCAGCGTGCTGTATCTGCTTACGAAAGACCTTCCAGTATCACTCTTGACCAGGTTTTGAAGGAACGTCGTTTAGAAATGGCCTTTGAAGGTGACTATTGGTTCGACCTTGTTCGTATGTCTTATTACGATGTAAATAAAGCAATGGATATCATTAAAGCGCAACGCCGTAACGGTTACTATGGATTACCCGATCTCTACAAAGAGTATAAGATGAATAATGTATGGAACGTAGATGAATCTACCATGTACTATGAGACTAATACTCCGAAACCTAATGTGACGGCATCTATTTTCAAGCTCCCCCTCCCTGACGAAGATGTGGTGTATAATCCCCATTTGCTGGATGAGGCTCAACACGTGGATGTAAGAACGGAGTTTGTTTATTAA
- a CDS encoding SusC/RagA family TonB-linked outer membrane protein, translating to MKNFMLFLMTLFLSCHVMAQPTTVTGTITDGTDGSPLIGANVLVKGTGTGSIADVNGKFSVSVPTGKDVLVISCIGYKQQEITLKPGLKVVNVVMKEDSELLDEVVVVGYGTMKKSDLSGASVSMGEDKIKGSIITNLDQSLQGRAAGVTAVQTSGAPGSASSIRVRGQATINSNAEPLYVIDGVIVQGGSTSGSSLGFGDALDNGTTSTISPLSTINPADILSMEILKDASATAIYGAQGANGVVLITTKRGRAGEAKFSYDGMMAVSRQTKRLDMLNLRGFGGYYNDFVASGFGGVKEDPYYSDVSLLGVGTNWQDAIFQTAFQQQHQVSAQGGTEKIQYYVSAGYMDQEGTIIGSDFNRLSLRVNLDAQLKKWLKLGLSATFADSNDDIKLADGAEGIVGFALTSLPEAPIYDIDGNYASFARENYSIHNPIAKAMEHNNMLNRKKLSGNIYAELTPVKNLTWHAELGYDIGYSKAEVYNNAIDLPNWKEANESSIQKNNNTFWQLKNYVTYNNTFAEKHSVSAMVGQECWESKYDYTKVANSNLPSDAVHNPMLGTNTPTIGAGFGSSSMASFFTRWTYSYDNRYNATYTYRYDGSSNFGPNNRWAGFHSFALSWRFTNEKFMKNIKWISNGKFRAGWGQTGNSSINSYVWGVNMQQVYTSLGAGYRPQNIPNLDVKWEKQEQINLGLDLGFLNDRINVTLDWYQKESKDMLMDLQMPTYMGTSGNDNSKLRAPMGNYGHIRNTGLELTLNTHPLVGNFQWDSEFQISWNKNKLIALNGTASSAIMGYAQWGSTLVSLSDTGESLYSFYGYVTDGIYQDLADLQTSPKPVKYPANGVFDGANTVYVGDIKYKDLNGDGVINENDRTNIGSPMPKFTFGWNNTFRYKGFDLSIFINGSYGNKVMNLTKRNLTTMSSPWANQHADVLKRAQLEPIDPSIVYTDGTKWYNHVENVRVANPNASLPRAIIGDPNDNDRISDRYVEDGSYIRLKNISLGYTFPKKWMSKCGIENLRVYCNIQNLLTITGYDGYDPEIGVSTMSPNVYGVDFGRYPSPTTYSFGLNLSF from the coding sequence ATGAAGAACTTTATGTTGTTTCTGATGACGCTCTTCCTGAGCTGTCATGTGATGGCCCAACCAACCACAGTTACCGGTACAATTACTGACGGTACGGATGGTTCCCCTCTGATTGGCGCCAATGTCCTGGTAAAAGGAACCGGTACCGGTTCTATAGCGGACGTAAATGGGAAATTTAGTGTGAGTGTTCCGACCGGCAAAGACGTGCTGGTAATTTCCTGTATCGGATATAAGCAGCAGGAAATTACCTTGAAGCCGGGACTAAAAGTTGTGAATGTGGTAATGAAAGAAGACTCGGAACTTCTGGATGAAGTGGTCGTTGTAGGCTATGGTACAATGAAAAAGAGTGACCTTTCAGGTGCGTCGGTATCTATGGGCGAAGATAAAATTAAAGGCTCGATTATTACGAATCTTGACCAGTCTTTGCAGGGACGTGCAGCCGGTGTGACGGCGGTGCAGACTTCGGGTGCCCCGGGTTCAGCTTCCTCTATCCGTGTACGCGGACAGGCCACCATCAATTCTAATGCCGAACCGCTTTATGTGATAGATGGCGTGATTGTGCAAGGCGGAAGTACAAGCGGTTCTTCTTTAGGCTTTGGTGATGCGCTGGACAATGGTACTACGTCCACTATTTCCCCATTGTCAACCATTAACCCCGCTGACATCTTAAGTATGGAGATTCTGAAAGATGCTTCTGCTACAGCTATCTATGGTGCACAAGGTGCGAACGGTGTGGTTCTGATTACTACTAAGAGAGGTAGAGCCGGTGAAGCCAAGTTCTCTTACGATGGTATGATGGCTGTAAGTCGTCAAACCAAACGTTTGGATATGCTCAATCTCCGGGGTTTTGGAGGGTATTATAATGATTTTGTGGCTTCAGGCTTCGGGGGCGTGAAAGAAGATCCTTATTATAGTGATGTTTCTTTGTTAGGCGTAGGTACCAACTGGCAGGATGCCATTTTCCAGACAGCTTTCCAACAGCAACATCAAGTGTCGGCACAAGGTGGTACGGAGAAAATCCAGTACTATGTATCGGCCGGTTATATGGATCAGGAAGGTACTATCATCGGTTCTGACTTCAATCGTTTGTCTCTACGTGTAAATTTAGATGCGCAGTTGAAGAAATGGCTGAAATTGGGGTTGAGTGCTACGTTTGCCGATTCGAATGATGACATAAAGTTGGCTGATGGTGCCGAAGGTATTGTCGGTTTCGCTCTGACTTCTTTACCTGAGGCTCCTATTTATGACATTGATGGAAACTATGCCTCTTTTGCCCGCGAGAATTACAGCATTCATAACCCTATTGCCAAGGCTATGGAGCACAACAATATGTTGAATCGTAAGAAGCTTTCAGGTAATATTTACGCAGAACTGACACCAGTCAAGAATTTGACATGGCATGCGGAACTAGGTTATGATATTGGTTACAGTAAGGCAGAAGTGTATAACAACGCCATAGACTTGCCTAACTGGAAAGAAGCTAATGAAAGTAGTATTCAGAAAAATAACAATACTTTCTGGCAGTTGAAGAACTACGTGACTTATAATAACACGTTTGCTGAGAAGCATTCTGTAAGTGCAATGGTAGGTCAGGAATGCTGGGAAAGTAAATATGACTATACTAAAGTCGCTAACTCCAATCTGCCTTCCGACGCTGTACATAATCCGATGTTAGGTACTAATACCCCAACCATTGGTGCTGGTTTTGGCAGTAGTTCTATGGCTTCGTTCTTTACTCGCTGGACTTATAGCTATGACAACCGTTACAATGCTACCTATACTTACCGTTACGACGGTTCCTCAAACTTCGGCCCGAACAATCGTTGGGCAGGATTTCACTCTTTCGCTCTGTCCTGGCGCTTTACTAACGAGAAGTTCATGAAGAATATCAAATGGATCAGCAATGGTAAATTCCGTGCCGGTTGGGGGCAGACTGGTAATTCCAGTATTAATTCTTATGTGTGGGGTGTGAATATGCAACAGGTGTATACCTCGCTTGGAGCTGGTTACCGTCCGCAGAATATTCCTAATCTGGATGTGAAATGGGAGAAACAAGAACAGATAAATCTGGGACTTGACCTCGGTTTCCTCAATGATAGAATTAATGTAACTCTCGATTGGTATCAAAAGGAATCCAAGGATATGCTGATGGATTTGCAGATGCCTACTTACATGGGTACCTCGGGCAATGATAACTCTAAACTGCGAGCACCGATGGGTAACTACGGACACATCCGTAATACCGGATTAGAGTTGACGCTGAATACTCACCCGTTGGTTGGCAATTTCCAGTGGGACTCGGAATTCCAGATCTCTTGGAATAAGAATAAGTTGATAGCCTTGAACGGTACAGCCAGTTCGGCCATTATGGGGTATGCGCAATGGGGAAGTACATTGGTAAGCCTTTCTGATACAGGCGAAAGTCTCTACTCTTTTTATGGATATGTGACAGATGGTATTTATCAGGATCTTGCCGATTTGCAAACTTCACCCAAACCTGTGAAATATCCGGCGAATGGAGTGTTTGATGGTGCTAATACTGTATATGTGGGTGATATTAAATACAAAGACCTGAATGGTGATGGTGTGATAAACGAGAATGACCGTACCAATATCGGTTCACCCATGCCTAAGTTCACATTCGGGTGGAACAATACGTTCCGCTATAAAGGCTTTGACCTGAGTATTTTTATCAACGGAAGTTATGGCAATAAAGTGATGAATCTTACTAAACGCAATCTGACTACCATGAGTTCTCCTTGGGCCAATCAGCATGCTGATGTTTTGAAACGTGCCCAACTGGAACCGATTGATCCCTCTATTGTATATACCGACGGTACGAAGTGGTACAATCATGTGGAGAATGTACGTGTAGCCAATCCGAATGCTTCTTTACCGCGTGCTATTATCGGTGATCCTAACGATAACGACCGTATCAGTGACCGTTATGTGGAAGACGGTTCTTACATTCGTCTGAAGAATATTTCGTTGGGTTATACCTTCCCTAAAAAGTGGATGAGCAAGTGCGGTATAGAGAATCTGCGTGTTTACTGTAACATTCAGAATCTGCTGACCATTACAGGCTATGACGGCTATGACCCCGAGATAGGTGTCAGTACAATGTCTCCGAATGTATATGGTGTGGACTTTGGACGTTATCCTTCACCTACTACTTATTCCTTTGGTTTGAATCTCTCTTTTTAA